The Edaphobacter flagellatus sequence CTGGATACCGGCCTCCGCAGCGTAACCGAGATTGAAACCATTACCGAACTTCCTTCGCTGGCGATCATCCCGCGCGCTCGTCGCTCTGGAGCCGACCAAGCTACGCTTTCTACAGCGCAGCGTAACATCGGCGCACTCTCACAGCCGAAATCGCAGTTTGCCGAAGCGTTTCGTACCCTGCGCACTGCGCTTCTGCTTTCAACTGCAGGCCATCCTCCAAAATACATCCTGCTCACCAGCGCAACACCGTCCGAAGGTAAAACGACAGCTACCTGCAATCTGGCCTGCATCCTTGCACAGGGAGACGCGCGTGTACTCGTGATTGATGCCGACCTCAGAAGGCCGACCATCCATCACCGATTTGGCCTCAACGGACGCGTCGGCCTTACCACTCTTCTGACTGGAGCCACCACTTTCGAACAGTCCATTCAGAAAATCCCTGAAGTCCCGAATCTCGATATTCTCGTCAGCGGCCCAGTGCCTCCATTCCCTACGGAGATGCTCAGTTCTGAGGCAATGTCCAAACTGCTTGAGCATTGTGGGCAGCTCTACACGCATATCATTCTTGACTCGCCGCCAATTCTTTCCGTCACCGACGGCGTCATTCTGGCACGCGAATCCGACGCCGTGATTCTGGTCGTCCGCCACGGCAAATCCAGTAAGCACATCGTCCGCCGCGCACGTGATCTCCTCTTCCGCTCTGGAGCGCCCGTCACTGGCATTGTTCTGAATGCCGTCGATCTCAGCTCTCCGGAGTACTACGGCTACTATGGCTATTCCCAGTACGGCTATGCTGGTGCCGATGCTGGCTCCTGGGAATCGTCTGCGGCCAGAAACGAAGAGAAAGTGGAGGATTCAAAATGATGAGACTCTCACTTCTCTTCGCGCATCGCCGCCTGTTACTGCTCGCGATGGTGTTTCTATTCTCCATTTTTGCGGTTGAGGCGCGAGCTCAGTTCTCCGGGCCATCTATTAGCCCATCGACGCCGGTCAACCTGCCAATCAAGCCAACAACCGATCCTGACATCCTTTACCCCAAAAACCGGGAAACTCGCCTCTTGGCTGGAGATGTCATCACGGTTCACATCTATGGGGCAACAGACTATGTACCCCAGGCACAGGTAAGCCTCGATGGAGCCATCCAACTCCCGCTGATTGGAACCGTCTCCGTCGAAGGACTAACCCTGCACGAGGCTCAGGATCGCATTGCGCAGATGCTGGTCAACGCGGGTATGTACCGTAATCCTCAGGTCAGCATTCAGTTGATCGAATCGCCAAATTCCATCGTCACAATCAGCGGTGAAATCCATGCCATTCTCCCCATTCACGGACAAAAACGGCTTATCGATGTCCTTTCGGGTGCTGGCCCCTTCCCGCCTACTGCAAGCCACATCATTACCATTCACAGGCCCGGGATCGATCAGCCCATTATCGTCGACCTTGGTACAGACCCAGCTCAAAGTGAACGCGCCAATGTTCCTATCTTCGCCGGAGATACAATCATCGTCGGGCGTACTGGCGGCATCTATGTCATTGGCGCTTTTAAAAATCAGGGATTTGTCCCGTTAACCCCTAATTCTCCACTCACCCTGATGCAGGCCGCCTCCGTCTCCGGCGGGCCATCCTTCGAAGGCAAGTTTAATGATCTGCGTCTGATTCGTACCGTTGGGCTAGAGCGTAAGGTGGTTCATATTGATATCAAGCGTGTCATGAACGGAAAGGATCCTGACCCGGTACTTCAAGCTGATGACATTGTCTTCCTGCCAAGCTCTTTGATGAAGAGCGCCATCAAGTCTGGAGGACTTGGAACACTCATGGGTCTCGGCTCGCTTCTCGTCGTCGCGGCTCGCCCATAATCACATAACTCAAGGACTCTGCTGCCTATCATGGATTCCCTCCCCCAGCGAACCCAGGAAAAGAAGAGAGATGCTGTCCGGCTTGCTTACCTGGTCAGTCATCCGATCCAGTATCAAGCCCCGCTTCTGCGACGTATCGCACGTGAGCCGGACATTGACCTCACCGTTTTCTTTGGCTCCGACTTCTCTGTCCGAGGTTACAAGGATGAAGGCTTCGGCGGAGTTGGCGTCAAATGGGATGTGCCTCTGCTCGATGGCTATCGATATGAGTTTCTTCCTG is a genomic window containing:
- a CDS encoding polysaccharide biosynthesis/export family protein, producing the protein MMRLSLLFAHRRLLLLAMVFLFSIFAVEARAQFSGPSISPSTPVNLPIKPTTDPDILYPKNRETRLLAGDVITVHIYGATDYVPQAQVSLDGAIQLPLIGTVSVEGLTLHEAQDRIAQMLVNAGMYRNPQVSIQLIESPNSIVTISGEIHAILPIHGQKRLIDVLSGAGPFPPTASHIITIHRPGIDQPIIVDLGTDPAQSERANVPIFAGDTIIVGRTGGIYVIGAFKNQGFVPLTPNSPLTLMQAASVSGGPSFEGKFNDLRLIRTVGLERKVVHIDIKRVMNGKDPDPVLQADDIVFLPSSLMKSAIKSGGLGTLMGLGSLLVVAARP